The Sphaerospermopsis torques-reginae ITEP-024 genome has a window encoding:
- a CDS encoding TM2 domain-containing protein has translation MNTQNNPHKDRLVASYILCAAGFLGIGGLHRLYNGKIGTGLLWLCTGGLLYIGQLVDLLLIPGMVDEYEQNLRLKAGLSPLGLPVNQPIVNSQVYRPTGNQLMVQLLEAAESKGGSLTVTQGVKATGASFEEVEKVLKEMLKSGYVRIDNDPITGAVTYHFHEL, from the coding sequence ATGAATACACAAAATAATCCTCATAAAGACCGACTTGTTGCCTCTTACATTCTGTGTGCGGCTGGTTTTTTGGGTATTGGCGGCTTGCACCGCTTGTACAATGGCAAAATTGGCACTGGTTTATTATGGTTGTGTACTGGTGGTTTATTATATATAGGTCAGTTAGTGGATTTACTGCTGATTCCCGGCATGGTAGATGAATATGAGCAAAATTTGCGACTAAAAGCAGGTTTGTCACCGCTGGGTTTACCAGTAAATCAACCTATTGTTAACTCTCAAGTTTACCGTCCTACTGGCAACCAATTGATGGTACAATTGCTAGAAGCCGCAGAAAGCAAAGGTGGTAGTTTAACTGTGACTCAAGGTGTCAAAGCTACTGGTGCTAGTTTTGAGGAAGTGGAAAAAGTCCTCAAAGAAATGCTGAAATCAGGTTATGTGCGAATAGACAACGACCCCATCACTGGAGCCGTTACCTACCACTTTCATGAATTGTAG
- the acsF gene encoding magnesium-protoporphyrin IX monomethyl ester (oxidative) cyclase has protein sequence MVDSLKKPGFEEMRPGVKVPSKETLLTPRFYTTDFDEMARMDISVNEDELKAILEEFRVDYNRHHFVRDAEFEQSWDHIDGETRQLFIEFLERSCTAEFSGFLLYKELGRRLKDKSPVLAECFNLMSRDEARHAGFLNKAMSDFNLSLDLGFLTKSRNYTFFKPKFIFYATYLSEKIGYWRYITIYRHLEQHPEDRIYPIFRFFENWCQDENRHGDFFDAIMRAQPQMLNDWKAKLWSRFFLLSVFATMYLNDIQRKDFYAAIGLDAREYDIYVIKKTNETAGRVFPVMLDVDNPKFYERLDVCVKNNEKLSAISNSNTPKFLQFFQKLPIYISHGWQLLNLYLMKPIDAVSAHGQVR, from the coding sequence ATGGTAGATTCCCTAAAAAAACCAGGCTTTGAAGAAATGCGTCCTGGGGTGAAAGTACCCTCTAAAGAAACCCTTTTAACACCCCGGTTTTACACAACCGATTTTGATGAAATGGCGCGGATGGATATCTCCGTCAACGAAGACGAGTTAAAAGCCATCCTTGAAGAATTTCGCGTTGACTATAACCGCCATCACTTTGTCCGGGATGCCGAATTTGAACAATCCTGGGACCATATTGATGGGGAAACTCGCCAGTTGTTCATTGAATTTCTGGAACGTTCCTGTACTGCGGAGTTTTCCGGCTTTTTACTTTACAAAGAACTCGGCCGCCGCTTGAAAGATAAAAGCCCTGTATTGGCTGAATGCTTTAACTTGATGTCACGGGATGAAGCCCGTCACGCTGGGTTTTTAAACAAGGCAATGTCAGACTTTAATCTATCCTTAGATTTAGGGTTTTTGACCAAGAGCCGCAATTATACTTTCTTTAAGCCCAAATTCATCTTCTACGCTACCTACCTTTCTGAAAAGATTGGTTATTGGCGCTATATCACCATTTATCGTCATTTAGAGCAACATCCTGAAGATAGAATTTACCCAATTTTTCGCTTCTTTGAAAATTGGTGTCAGGATGAAAACCGTCATGGTGACTTCTTTGATGCCATCATGAGAGCGCAACCCCAAATGCTCAATGACTGGAAGGCTAAACTTTGGAGTCGCTTCTTCCTGTTGTCAGTATTTGCTACCATGTATCTTAATGATATTCAGCGTAAAGATTTTTATGCTGCTATCGGTTTAGATGCACGGGAATATGACATTTATGTGATTAAGAAGACTAATGAAACTGCTGGCCGTGTCTTCCCCGTCATGTTAGATGTGGATAATCCCAAGTTTTACGAGCGTTTGGATGTTTGTGTCAAGAATAACGAAAAATTGAGCGCAATTTCCAACTCTAATACTCCTAAATTCCTGCAATTCTTCCAAAAACTGCCTATTTACATTTCTCATGGTTGGCAGTTATTGAACTTGTACCTGATGAAACCCATTGATGCGGTTTCTGCTCATGGTCAAGTTAGATAA
- a CDS encoding DUF2996 domain-containing protein: MAEETNKNQAETEKPAAAKPAAKKEKPPAVEDKPFEEFMQQHYLPALQKAIANEGVPDAQLSFAKQKYPIIGFDSAEECWQIIGSWQNGQKQFNVYFPDADIQGKKGFSCNEGKKPSTLESFLIDERKITLDLLVSRLVYRLNGQKWLGRN, from the coding sequence ATGGCAGAAGAAACCAATAAAAATCAAGCAGAAACCGAAAAACCCGCTGCTGCTAAACCTGCGGCCAAAAAAGAAAAACCTCCTGCGGTAGAAGATAAACCGTTTGAAGAGTTTATGCAGCAACATTATTTACCAGCTTTGCAAAAGGCGATCGCAAATGAAGGAGTACCTGATGCACAGCTAAGTTTTGCCAAGCAGAAGTATCCTATTATTGGCTTTGACTCAGCGGAAGAATGCTGGCAAATTATTGGTTCTTGGCAAAACGGACAAAAACAGTTTAACGTCTATTTCCCCGATGCAGACATTCAAGGTAAAAAGGGTTTTTCCTGTAACGAAGGTAAAAAACCCAGTACCTTGGAATCTTTCTTAATAGATGAACGCAAAATTACCCTTGATTTATTGGTATCTCGCCTAGTTTACCGTTTAAACGGTCAAAAATGGCTAGGTAGAAATTAA
- a CDS encoding collagen-like protein — MLNNFSQRLPILLSFCLLNSYNFSPAIAVDICAENLAKGEYKITNKISGKISDRDHDSDRERYRKYYDQDGYSGSNGRGGRDGRSGQNQTITISPESTPINLDLSGTNGEDGEDGENASRPRCGRDYRENVNRNIHAPDGGNGGTGGKGGNGGNGGSLTVYYSNLADLKKIFVRSTGGESGRGGRGGQGTNGCNCRRRSWEVKTCKGTPGSPDHKCTNTVYRCYDGSDGSDGNDGRDGKRGSLGTLTIINSKEPLRDDTPTRKVAISELATQQFNLSKNKWLQRQGAVSLLATGSVIADEYREFDRRLEGTFKLIWQEKKPIANFADQNVTLTLNDNQQIEIDFLENMWVDGNAKIQGQLTEYTVNYAIPEKEVTNLAVSEFSGSGKNLNLKIVDLAGRSDLINTQFKIKYRAKDSFSGAFDFQTFYEGEIPANLVTREYNRFILDLGKLRIPNDALSSGTDVDIELTVIRSLGGRSAQQTLRWQSTIR, encoded by the coding sequence ATGCTCAACAATTTTAGTCAAAGACTGCCAATATTACTATCTTTTTGCTTATTAAATAGTTATAACTTTTCACCTGCGATCGCTGTAGATATTTGTGCAGAAAACCTAGCTAAAGGAGAATATAAAATTACTAATAAAATTAGCGGTAAAATTAGCGATCGCGATCATGACTCAGATCGAGAACGATATCGCAAATATTATGATCAAGATGGATACAGCGGAAGTAATGGCCGTGGGGGTAGAGATGGAAGGAGTGGACAAAACCAAACAATAACCATTTCACCTGAAAGTACACCCATAAATCTTGACCTCTCAGGCACAAACGGCGAAGATGGGGAAGATGGAGAAAATGCTTCTCGTCCCAGATGTGGTAGAGACTACAGAGAAAACGTTAACAGAAATATTCACGCCCCTGATGGTGGTAATGGTGGTACTGGTGGTAAAGGTGGAAATGGGGGAAATGGTGGTTCTCTCACAGTTTATTACAGCAACTTGGCAGATTTAAAGAAAATTTTTGTCCGTTCTACTGGAGGAGAAAGTGGACGTGGTGGCCGTGGTGGTCAAGGTACAAACGGTTGTAACTGTCGTCGTCGCAGTTGGGAAGTAAAAACTTGCAAAGGAACTCCCGGTAGTCCTGACCATAAATGTACTAATACAGTTTATCGTTGTTATGACGGTAGCGATGGGAGTGATGGGAATGATGGCCGGGATGGTAAACGTGGAAGTTTAGGAACTTTAACCATCATTAATAGCAAAGAACCATTAAGAGATGATACACCAACTCGTAAAGTAGCAATTTCTGAATTAGCAACTCAACAATTTAACCTTTCCAAAAATAAATGGTTACAGCGTCAAGGTGCAGTTTCTTTATTAGCTACTGGTTCTGTTATTGCTGATGAATATCGAGAATTTGATCGGCGTTTAGAAGGAACTTTTAAATTAATTTGGCAAGAAAAAAAGCCCATAGCGAACTTTGCTGATCAAAATGTCACCCTGACTTTAAATGATAATCAACAAATAGAAATTGACTTTCTAGAAAATATGTGGGTTGACGGTAATGCCAAAATTCAGGGTCAATTAACTGAGTACACTGTTAACTATGCCATTCCTGAAAAAGAAGTTACAAATTTAGCAGTTTCCGAGTTTTCTGGTTCAGGTAAAAATCTAAATTTGAAAATAGTAGATTTAGCAGGAAGGTCTGATTTAATTAACACTCAATTTAAAATAAAATATCGGGCAAAAGATAGTTTTTCTGGTGCTTTTGATTTCCAAACTTTTTATGAAGGGGAAATTCCTGCTAATTTAGTGACTCGTGAATACAATCGTTTTATTCTCGATTTAGGGAAATTGAGAATACCTAATGATGCTCTGAGTTCAGGTACAGATGTAGATATTGAATTAACTGTAATACGTTCTTTAGGTGGACGTTCTGCACAACAAACTTTAAGATGGCAAAGTACAATTCGCTGA